Proteins encoded in a region of the Prunus persica cultivar Lovell chromosome G4, Prunus_persica_NCBIv2, whole genome shotgun sequence genome:
- the LOC18780322 gene encoding pentatricopeptide repeat-containing protein At5g27110 yields MDAAKLLSLLRTCIISKSLKQGKLIHQKMLTLGLQNDPALCKNLINFYFSCHFCDSAKLVFQSIENPSSISLWNGVMTGFTKNHMFVEALELFESLLRYPYIGPDSYTYPSVLKACGALGQVGFGKMIHNHLIKTGFVSDIVVASSLVCMYAKCNVFDCAIRLFDEMPERDVACWNTVISCYYQDGQAQKAMELFEKMRNSGFTPNSVTLTTVISSCARLFDLERGMKIHKELIKDQLVLDSFVTSALVDMYGKCGCLDMAKEVFEQIPIKNVVAWNSMIAAYSVTGDSISCIQFFRRMNREGTSPTLTTFSSILLACSRSAQLLHGKFIHAFMIRNIIEADIYIYSSLIDLYFVSGSVSSAKNVFEKMPKTNTVSWNVMISGYVKVGDYFGALAIYDDMKEAGVRPNAITVTSILSACSQLAALEKGKEIHRTVIDSEFETNEIMMGALLDMYAKCGAVDEALNVFNRLPNRDPVSWTSMITAYGSHGQALEALKLFGEMQQSNAKPDGVTLLAVLSACSHVGLVDEGCHFFNQMITNYGIKPRIEHYSCLIDLLGRAGRLNEAYEILQRTSEIREDVDLLSTLFSACRLHRNLDLGVKIARLLIEKNPDDHSTYIMLSNTYASVKKWDEVKKVRLKMKELGLRKNPGCSWIEINKKIHPFFVGDKSHPQSEMVCECLTFLASHMERDELLSN; encoded by the coding sequence ATGGACGCCGCAAAATTATTAAGTCTCTTAAGGACATGTATCATTTCCAAGTCGCTGAAGCAAGGCAAGCTCATCCACCAAAAGATGCTCACTCTGGGCTTACAGAACGACCCTGCCCTCTGCAAAAACCTCATAAACTTTTACTTCTCTTGCCATTTTTGTGACAGTGCAAAGCTTGTTTTCCAATCCATCGAAAACCCATCCAGTATTTCCTTGTGGAATGGCGTCATGACAGGTTTCACGAAGAACCACATGTTCGTTGAAGCTCTTGAGCTCTTTGAAAGTTTGCTGCGTTACCCTTATATTGGTCCTGATAGTTACACTTATCCAAGTGTTCTTAAGGCCTGTGGTGCATTGGGTCAAGTTGGTTTTGGGAAAATGATCCATAACCATTTGATAAAGACTGGTTTCGTATCAGATATTGTGGTTGCCAGCTCTCTTGTGTGCATGTATGCTAAATGCAACGTGTTTGACTGTGCTATACGGCTATTTGACGAAATGCCTGAGAGAGATGTGGCATGTTGGAATACTGTAATTTCTTGTTATTATCAAGATGGGCAAGCTCAAAAGGCAATGGAATTGTTTGAAAAGATGAGGAACTCTGGCTTTACTCCTAATTCAGTAACGCTGACAACTGTTATTTCATCATGTGCAAGACTTTTTGATTTGGAGAGAGGTATGAAGATTCACAAGGAGTTGATAAAAGATCAGTTGGTTTTGGATTCTTTTGTTACTTCAGCTCTTGTGGACATGTATGGAAAATGTGGATGTTTAGATATGGCTAAAGAGGTTTTTGAGCAAATCCCAATAAAGAATGTGGTTGCTTGGAATTCTATGATCGCAGCATACAGTGTAACTGGCGACAGTATATCTTGTATCCAATTTTTTAGAAGGATGAATCGTGAAGGAACGAGTCCCACTTTAACTACTTTTAGCAGCATATTGTTGGCCTGTTCAAGGTCAGCCCAACTGCTTCACGGAAAATTTATACATGCATTCATGATAAGAAACATTATAGAGGCTGATATCTACATTTACAGCTCACTTATTGATCTCTATTTCGTGTCTGGAAGTGTGTCATCAGCTAAAAATGTCTTTGAAAAGATGCCTAAGACAAATACAGTTTCCTGGAATGTTATGATTTCTGGATATGTGAAAGTGGGTGATTATTTTGGGGCTCTGGCCATATATGATGACATGAAAGAAGCTGGTGTAAGGCCAAATGCCATCACAGTAACTAGTATCTTATCGGCTTGTTCACAACTAGCAGCACTGGAAAAGGGTAAGGAGATTCACAGAACTGTAATTGATAGTGAGTTTGAAACCAATGAAATAATGATGGGGGCTCTTCTTGACATGTATGCTAAATGTGGTGCGGTGGATGAAGCACTTAATGTTTTTAATAGATTACCAAATAGAGATCCTGTTTCATGGACCTCCATGATCACTGCTTATGGATCTCATGGTCAAGCTTTAGAAGCTTTGAAGCTTTTTGGTGAAATGCAGCAATCCAATGCAAAACCTGATGGAGTTACTCTTCTTGCAGTTCTATCTGCTTGTAGCCATGTGGGGCTAGTTGATGAAGGTTGTCactttttcaatcaaatgatCACCAACTATGGAATTAAACCTAGAATAGAACATTACTCTTGCTTGATAGATCTTCTTGGACGTGCTGGAAGATTGAATGAAGCTTACGAAATTCTCCAAAGAACTTCAGAAATTAGGGAGGATGTTGACTTGTTAAGCACACTATTTTCCGCATGTCGTTTGCACAGAAATCTAGATTTGGGTGTGAAAATTGCAAGATTGCTAATTGAGAAGAATCCCGATGATCATTCAACTTATATCATGTTATCAAATACTTATGCTTCTGTCAAAAAATGGGATGAGGTAAAGAAGGTGAGATTGAAGATGAAAGAATTGGGATTAAGGAAAAATCCGGGGTGTAGCTGGATTGAGATTAACAAGAAGATCCACCCCTTCTTTGTCGGAGACAAGTCCCACCCACAATCAGAAATGGTATGTGAATGTCTCACATTTCTTGCCAGTCACATGGAGAGAGATGAGCTGCTTTCAAACTGA
- the LOC18779214 gene encoding uncharacterized protein LOC18779214 isoform X2 codes for MAKENSCLTRVATGAAIGGAIGGAVGSVYGTYEAIRFKMPGLLKIRHVGQTTLSSAALFGLFLGAGSLIHCGRN; via the exons ATGGCTAAGGAAAATAGCTGCTTGACACGCGTGGCAACCGGAGCTGCAATCGGTGGAGCCATCGGTGGTGCCGTCG GTTCGGTGTATGGGACATATGAGGCTATAAGGTTTAAG ATGCCAGGGCTTCTGAAGATCAGACACGTTGGACAAACAACGCTTTCAAGTGCAGCTCTGTTCGGTCTTTTCTTAGGTGCTGGGAGCTTGATTCATTGTGGAAGGAATTAA
- the LOC18779214 gene encoding uncharacterized protein LOC18779214 isoform X1, with amino-acid sequence MAKENSCLTRVATGAAIGGAIGGAVVIFLCVCTGSVYGTYEAIRFKMPGLLKIRHVGQTTLSSAALFGLFLGAGSLIHCGRN; translated from the exons ATGGCTAAGGAAAATAGCTGCTTGACACGCGTGGCAACCGGAGCTGCAATCGGTGGAGCCATCGGTGGTGCCGTCG tcatatttttatgtgTATGTACAGGTTCGGTGTATGGGACATATGAGGCTATAAGGTTTAAG ATGCCAGGGCTTCTGAAGATCAGACACGTTGGACAAACAACGCTTTCAAGTGCAGCTCTGTTCGGTCTTTTCTTAGGTGCTGGGAGCTTGATTCATTGTGGAAGGAATTAA